The DNA window AGGCCGCCGTCGTGGTCGGACAGCACACGAGGCTCGACCCCGTCGTCGTTCGGAGAGGGCTCGGCATAGCGCTCGTTGAGGTCCGCTGAGCCGTGCAGCAGGGTCACCTGCGCCGAATCCAGCAGATTCCTCCTGGCGAAGCCCACTACGCGGTCGTACATCTGGTTGGCCGTCGCCTGGGTCGGCAGGGCAAAGAACAGGCCGCCACTGCCGCAGGCTGCACCCATCACCGTTGCGGCATACAGAGCGGCCTCCGTCTTCCCCTCTCCGGGAGGAGCGGTCACCAGCAGTACGCCCGGCCCGGACACCGCACCTGGAAGCCCCGCTTCAATGCTCACCTGCAACGGGTGGGGCCGAGCGATCTCCGGAAACAGCCCGGCGAACCCGTGGCGGCGAAAGGACGCACGGCCCAGCCCGGCGTCCCGGACAAGCGCGGGAGCCGCCTCCGAGGCGCGCTTCGCGTGCGCGAGCAGCGACTGAGGGGTACGGAGACCGCCGATCTCATCCGCTGCTGCCTGCTGGGCCGAGACAACATGGTCCTGGCTCGCCAGCCAGTCGGAGACGATCACCACTCCCGCGACGACCACCGCCAGTTCCACCGGCATCGCCCGCGCGACGGGCGCCTCAGGCCGGCCGAGCACCCCGTGCAGAGCGGCCACATGCTCGCGCCGCTGATCCGCCCAGCCGCCGATCCCCAACTCCGGCAGGCGGCGCAGCGGATCACGCAGATCCTGCGGCTCTACGCCCAAGGGATACCGACCGTGGTGACCGCCGAGCAACTGGGCGACCTGCGTCAGCAGCAGCCGGGCAGGCCGTCCCGCCGTTGGGTACCCGAGCGCAGCCAACAACTGCGGCAGCGCCCGGCTCGTGGCGCACTCATGACGGATCTTCTCGGCCTGGCTGTCGCGCTCCCGGTCATGCGCGTACGTCTCCTCGCTGAGGAACGCGCAGTGTGCGGGCCTGTCCTGGGCAGCCATGTCCTGGAACCGGGGAAGGATCTTGCCGATGTCATGCAGGCCCGCCCAGAACATCACCAGCCGTCTCGCCTCGGCCATCGCAACACCCAGCGCCTCGGCCACCGCCGCGTGCTGCACCACCGTCAAAGCCCCATCCCACACGGCTCCGGCGACCATCGCCGTGTCCACGAGATGACCCATCAGCGGGTACGGCTTCTCAAGCCCGGCGGACTTCCCCCACAGCCGTGTATCGATCACGCCGCCCCCTCCTGAGCGCTCCCCTACTCCAGCCCCGCGTACTTCATCACACGCCTCTGACACCATGGGATGGTGATGAGAATCCGCTATGGTCAAGAAATGGCAAAGCGCCTCTGAAGCCGCAGGTCGCGAAGTGTTCTCCCCGCGCAGGCGGGGGTGGTCCGGCGGGTTTCCGCGCCGATCAGGCGATCACCGCAGTGCTCCCCGCGCAGGCGGGGGTGGTCCGGCGATCACGGCCAGGGCGGAGGCGAGGGCGACGTGCTCCCCGCGCAGGCGGGGGTGGTCCGGCCTGCGCGCCGTCCTAGCCCACCACATCATCGTGCTCCCCGCGCAGGCGGGGGTGGTCCGTTGGACTTGGCCACTCTCCGCGACTCTCGGCGGTGCTCCCCGCGCAGGCGGGGGTGGTCCGCATGGTGAGGTCGTACGGGGCGTTCATGATGAGTGCTCCCCGCGCAGGCGGGGGTGGTCCGCTGGAGGAGGGAGCCACCCAGCGAGAGCTGGCGTGCTCCCCGCGCAGGCGGGGGTGGTCCGCCACGCACGTCGGTGGATGGGACACTGACCGGGTGCTCCCCGCGCAGGCGGGGGTGGTCCGTAGGCCGCCGCCGGCGCCCGCGCCCTCGACCGGTGCTCCCCGCGCAGGCGGGGGTGGTCCGAGGTCGACGGTGGCGGGCCAGGCCCATGCTCGGTGCTCCCCGCGCAGGCGGGGGTGGTCCGCACCGATCATGGCGGGCCGCAGCTAGGGGCGGGTGCTCCCCGCGCAGGCGGGGGTGGTCCGCTGTACGCCAACATCCGGCCGCAGCTCAACGAGTGCTCCCCGCGCAGGCGGGGGTGGTCCGACCGCCAGGCCGACCGCGCCGACCGTCGTGAAGTGCTCTCCGCGCAGGCGGGGGTGGTCCGTCGGCCACCGCAGGCGACGGCGCGCCCTCCGAGTGCTCCCCGCGCAGGCGGGGGTGGTCCGCGCTGAAGCGGGCCCGCTGGCCCCTGCCGACGGTGCTCCCCGCGCAGGCGGGGGTGGTCCGACCTTCCGGTCCGGCCGCCCGTAGATCGGGTCGTGCTCCCCGCGCAGGCGGGGGTGGTCCGCTCCTCGGCGATGCCTTGAACACGCTGGGTGTGTGCTCCCCGCGCAGGCGGGGGTGGTCCGCTCGGCCCGTTGCCCATGGGCATATGGGTCCTGTGCTCCCTGCGCAGGCGGGGGTGGTCCGGCCTGGCGGCGGATGATCACCCACGTGGCCCCGTGCTCCCCGCGCAGGCGGGGGTGGTCCGCGCAGCGCGGCGCCGAGCGGGCCCGCGACCGAGTGCTCCCCGCGCAGGCGGGGGTGGTCCGGTCACCGAACGGCAGCGCCATTTCGGTGCGGCGTGCTCCCCGGGTGGGCGGGGTGGTCGGGCCCGGGGGTCAGTCGGTGGGGAGGTCTTCGAGGCCGGATTGGACGAGGTGGGCGAGGCGGTCGAGGGCGGGGGTGGCGTTGGGGGCGTCGGAGGTGAGGACGACGGGGTCGCCGCCTCGGGCGCCGAGGGAGAGGACGGCGAGCATGGAGGCGGCGTTGACCGGGGTGCCGTCGGGCTTGGCGATGGAGACGGGGATGCCGATGGCGGTGGCCGCCCGGACGAAGATCGAGGCGGGGCGGGCGTGCAGCCCTTCGGCCCATCCGACGGTGACGCGGCGCTCGGCCATGCGGGGTGCCTTCCGGGAGTGCCTCGTTGTCTAGACCAGTGTGGCATGGTCGGCCGCCCCCGTACGCGGCGCAGCCGACCTGCGGCCTCCCCGGTTAGCCTGGCCGGGTGGACGACACCCCGGCACACGGCGATCCGGAGCAGGCCGAGCGGGCTCAGCAAGCCAAGCACGCCGAGCACGCCGAGCGGGCCTACCCGCAGCACTGGGAGGCCGACGTCCTGCTGCGCGACGGCGGTACCGCCCGGATCCGCCCGATCACGCCCGACGACGCCGACCGCCTGGTGGAGTTCTACAGCGAGGTGTCCGACCAGTCGAAGTACTTCCGCTTCTTCGCCCCCTACCCCCGCCTCTCCGACCGCGACGTCCGCCGCTTCACCCACCACGACTACGTCAACCGGGTCGGCCTGGCGGCCGTGGTCCGCGACCGGTTCATCGCCACGGTCCGCTATGACCGCATCGACCCCGCCGGCCGCCCCGCCGACGCGGCGACCGGCGCCGCCGAGGCGGAGGTCGCCTTCCTGGTGCAGGACGCGCATCAGGGCCGGGGCGTGGCGTCGGCGCTGCTGGAGCACATTGCCGCGGTGGCCCGGGAGCGCGGCATCCGCCGCTTCGCCGCCGAGGTGCTGCCCGAGAACCGCAAGATGATCAAGGTGTTCACCGACGCCGGCTACACCCAGCGGCGCAGCTTCGCCGACGGTGTGGTGCACCTGGAATTCGACCTGGAGCCCACCGAGGCGTCCCTCGCCGTGATGCGCGCCCGCGAGCACCGCGCCGAGGCCCGCTCCGTTCAGCGGCTGCTCGCTCCCCGCTCGGTCGCCGTCGTCGGCGCCTCCCGCGACCCCGCCGCCGTCGGCCGCACCCTGCTGCGCGACCTGCTGGCGTCCGGCTTCCCCGGGCCGGTGTACGCGGTGAACAGCGCCGCCCCGCCCGGTACCGAGGTCGACGGGCTGCCCGTGCACCGCTCGGTGCGGGAGGTGCCCGGCCCGGTCGACCTGGCCGTGATCGCGGTCCCCGCCTCCGCCGTGCCCGACACGGTCGCCGACTGCGGCGCGCACGGGGTGCAGGGCCTGGTGGTGGTCACCGCCGGGTACGCCGAGACCGGGCTGGACGGCCGCGAGCAGCAGCGGGCGCTGGTCCGCCGGGCGCGGGCGGCCGGGATGCGGGTGGTCGGTCCCAACGCCTTCGGCCTGATCAACACCGCAGCCGAGGCGCCGCTCAACGCCTCCCTCGCCCCGCTGCTCCCCGGTGCCGGCGGCTTCGGCCTCTTCAGCCAGTCCGGCGCGATCGGCGCGGCCCTGCTGGAGAGCGTCCACCACCGCGCGATCGGCGTCTCCACCTTCGCCTCCGTCGGCAACCGCGCCGACGTCTCCGGCAACGACCTGCTCCAGTACTGGGAGGAGGACCCGGCCACCCGCATTGTGCTGCTCTACCTGGAGTCGTTCGGCAACCCGCGCAAGTTCACCCGGATCGCCCGCCGGATCGCCGCCGCCAAGCCGGTGGTGGTGATCAAGGGCGGCCGCCACACCGGCAGCGTCCCGCCCGGCCACGCGGTGCCCGCCACCGCCACGGCGCTGCGCGACGCCACCGTGGACACCCTCTTCCAACAGGCCGGCGTGGTCCGGGTGGACACCATCACCGAGCTGTTCGACACCGGCGAACTCCTGGCGTACCAGCCGCTGCCGCCCGGCGACCGGATCGCCATCATCGGCAACTCCGATTCGCTGGGCCTGCTCACCCATGACGCCTGCCTCTCCGCCGGGCTGCGCCCCCGTACGCCGGTGGACCTCACCACCGCCGCCACCGGCGACCACTTCCGGATCGCCCTGGCGACCGCCCTGGACGACCCGGCGGTGGACGCGGTGATCACCGTGGCGATCCCGCCCATCGGCACCCCCGGCTTCCCCGGTTCGACGCTCTTCGGCTCCACCGAGGGCGACCCGGAGCTGACCTCCGACGCCCCGGCCATCGCGGAGGCCCTGAGCGAGGCCACCGACCGGGCCGCCGCAGCGGGCAAGCCGCTGCTCCTGGCCCACCTGGCCCTCGCCGACCTGCCCGACCGGCTGCGCCGCCGGGACGCGGCCGGTATCGCGCAGCCCGGCACCGTCCCCGCCTACCCGGCGCCGGAGCGGGCGGTGCGCGCCCTCACGCACGCCGTTCACTACGCCGCCTGGCGCCGCGCCGCCGAGGCCGCCGAGACCTCCGCCCGGGTCCCCGAGCTGGACCGGATCGACGAGGCCGCCGCCCGCGCCCGGGTGGAGGCGGCCCTGGCCACCCGGACCGCAGCCGCTGCCCAGACCCAGTCCGGCGCCCGGATCACCCTGGACGACGACGCAGCCGCCGCGCTGCTCGCCGACTACGGCATCGACGTGGTCCGCGCGCTGCCCGCCCCCGACGAGGACACCGCCGTCCGCGCCGCCGCCGAACTCGGCTACCCGGTCGCCCTCAAGGCCACCGCCGGACATCTGCGGCACCGCCCCGACCTGGGCAGCGTCCGGCTGGACCTCACCGGCGAGGCCGAGCTGCGCCGCGCCCACCGGGAGATGGCCGCGCTGCTGGGCGGCCACGCCCAGTCCCGGCCGGTGGTGCAGCCGATGGCGGCGCGCGGCGTGGACACCGTGGTCTCCGCCAGCGTGGACCCGGCGGTCGGCGCGATCCTCTCCTTCGGCCTCTCCGGCGCCCCCGCCGAACTGCTCGGCGACGTCGCCCACCGGCTGCTGCCCGCCACCGACCGGGACGCCGCCGAACTGGTGCGGGAGGTCCGCGCCGCGCCGCTGCTCTTCGGCTGGCGCGGCGCCGACCCGGTCGACACCGACGCCCTGGAGGAGCTGCTGCTGCGGGTCTCCCGCCTGGTGGACGACCTGCCCGAGGTGGCCTCTGTGGAGCTGGAGCCGGTGGTGGTCGCCCCCCGCGGCCTGACCGTGCTGGCGGCCAGGGTCAGGGTGGCGCCGCTGCCCGCCCGCAGCGATCTGGGACCGCGTTCCATGTCCACCCTGTAACCTTCCTGGGCGGCGCACGTCGGTGCCCGCAGCCCCCGACGCCCGGACGATCCGGACCGTGCGCTCCCAGCGCGGCCCGGATCCATGCCCGGGCATGCCAGGATGGAGACATGGCGAAGACCGGTACGACCACCACGCAGGGCCTGCGCACTGCGATCGAGCGCAGCGGCTACTACCCCGCCCTCGTCTCCGAGGCCGTGGAGTCCGCGGTGGGCACCGAGCCCATCAGCTCGTACCTGGTCCACCAGGAGACCACCTTCGACGCCAACGAGGTACGGCGCCACGTGACGGTGCTGGTCCTCACCGCGGGCCGGTTCATCGTCAGCCACACCGACGAGCAGGGGGCCGACGACACCTCCCCGGTGCCGTATGCGACCACCTCCACCGAGAGCGTGCGCCTGGACCGGATCTCCTCGGTGGTGCTCAGCCGCGTGGTGGCCAACCCCGAGACGTACACCCCCGGCACGCTGCCCCGCGAGGTGGTGCTGACCATCGGCTGGGGCGCGGTGCAGCGCATCGACCTGGAGCCGGCCGGCTGCTCCGACCCCAACTGCGACGCCGACCACGGCTACACCGGCTCCGCGACCGCCGACGACCTGTCGCTGCGGGTCAGCGAGGCCGGGGACGGCCCGGAGACGGTCGCGCAGGCGCTGCTCTTCGCGCAGGCGCTGTCCGACGCCACCGTCGCCCAGGGCGCCTGAGGCCGGACCGCACCCTTCGATGACCAGTTCCCTGCCGCTGCCGCCCCCGCCCGGCCCGTACGGTTCCCATGATCCCTATGGGCCGGACGACCCCTACGCGCTGCTGGACCCCGCCGCCGCGCCCGCGCCCGCCTATGGCACCGCCGCGCTCGCCGACCTGCTGCCCTCGGTGGCGGCCGGCCTCGGCGTGCCGCCGTACGACGCCGAGGCCGCCCCGGGCCTGGTGCTGGAGCCCGCCGACCGGGTCTGCGTCTTCCTGGTGGACGGCCTGGGATGGGAGCTGCTGCGCGCCCACCCCGAGTACGCGCCCTTCCTGACCTCGCTGCTGGGCAGCTCGCTGGGCGGCACCGGCCGCCCGCTGACCGCCGGCTTCCCCGCCACCACGGCCACCAGCCTGGCCTCGGTCGGCACCGGCCTGCCGCCGGGGGTGCACGGCCTGGCCGGGTACACGGTGGCGATCCCCGGCGAGGACCAGCTGATGAACCAGCTGCGCTGGCAGCCGCCGGTCGACCCGCGGAGCTGGCAGCCGTACCCGACGGTCTTCCAGCGGGTCCAGGCCGCCGGGGTGGAGACCTGCCAGGTGAGCTCGCCGCTCTTTGCGCAGACCCCGCTCACGCAGGTGGCGCTCTCCGGCGGGACCTTCTTCGGCCGGTTCACCGGCGAGGAGCGGATGGACCTGGCCGCCGAACGGCTCGGCGACTCCGACCGGGCGCTGGTCTACACCTATGTCAGCGAGCTGGACTCGATGGGGCACCGGCACGGCGTCGACTCCGACGAGTGGCGGATGATGCTCAACACCGTCGACCGGCTGGTGCAGCGGCTCGCCGAGCGGCTGCCGCCGCGCTCCGCGCTCTATGTCACCGCCGACCACGGCATGATCGACATCGCCCCGGAGGACCGGATCGACTTCGACGAGGACTGGGAGCTCGGCGCCGGAGTCGCCCTGCTGGGCGGCGAGGGCCGGGCCCGGCACGTCTACGCGGTGCCCGGCGCCGCAGCGGATGTGCACGCGGTCTGGAGCGAGGTGCTGGGCGACCGGATGTGGGTCGCCACCCGGGACCAGGCGATCGAGGCGGGCTGGTTCGGCCCGGTGGTCGAGGAGCGGGTGTACCGGCGGATCGGCGATGTGGTGGCCGCCGCCTGTGCCGATGTCGCGGTGACCGCCTCGCGCGGCGAGCCGCACGAGTCGGCGATGGTCGGCCTGCATGGATCGATGACGCCGGTCGAGCAGTTCGTCCCGCTCATCGAGGTCCGTGGCTGAGCCCCGCCCCTGCCTGGGCTGCCCCCCATGGGCCGCCCCTTCACGACGAAAGGTTTCCGCACCGCCGATGGCCGAGCTGGTGTTCTTCTCGGGGACGATGGACTGCGGCAAGTCGACCCTTGCCCTCCAGATGGACCACAACCACGCGGCCCGTGGCCGGCAGGGGATCATCTTCACCCGCAACGACCGCGCGGGCGCCGCCACCCTCTCCAGCCGACTGGGCCTGGCCACCGGCGCCGTGGAGGTCACCGACGACCTGGACTTCCACGCCCATGTGGTGCAGCTCCTCTCCGGCGGCGGCCGAGCCGACTATCTGATCTGCGATGAGGCCCAGTTCTTCGCCACCCACCAGATCGACCAGTTGGCCCGGGTCGTCGACGAGTTGGACATCGACGTCTACACCTTCGGCATCACCACCGACTTCCGCACCCGGCTCTTCCCCGGCTCCCAGCGGCTGATCGAACTCTCCGACCGGGTCGAGGTGCTCCAGGTCGAGGCGCTCTGCTGGTGCGGCTCCCGCGCCACCCACAACGCCCGCACCGTCGGCGGCGTCATGGTGGTCGAGGGCGCCCAGGTGGTCATCGGGGACGTCGCCGTCAGCAGCGACGAGGTGGGCTACGAGGTGCTCTGCCGCCGCCACCACCGGCGGCGGATGACCGCCGCCACCGCCCGCGCCGCCGCCCTCTCCCCGGATGTGCTG is part of the Peterkaempfera bronchialis genome and encodes:
- a CDS encoding HPr family phosphocarrier protein, whose translation is MAERRVTVGWAEGLHARPASIFVRAATAIGIPVSIAKPDGTPVNAASMLAVLSLGARGGDPVVLTSDAPNATPALDRLAHLVQSGLEDLPTD
- a CDS encoding bifunctional acetate--CoA ligase family protein/GNAT family N-acetyltransferase, with the protein product MDDTPAHGDPEQAERAQQAKHAEHAERAYPQHWEADVLLRDGGTARIRPITPDDADRLVEFYSEVSDQSKYFRFFAPYPRLSDRDVRRFTHHDYVNRVGLAAVVRDRFIATVRYDRIDPAGRPADAATGAAEAEVAFLVQDAHQGRGVASALLEHIAAVARERGIRRFAAEVLPENRKMIKVFTDAGYTQRRSFADGVVHLEFDLEPTEASLAVMRAREHRAEARSVQRLLAPRSVAVVGASRDPAAVGRTLLRDLLASGFPGPVYAVNSAAPPGTEVDGLPVHRSVREVPGPVDLAVIAVPASAVPDTVADCGAHGVQGLVVVTAGYAETGLDGREQQRALVRRARAAGMRVVGPNAFGLINTAAEAPLNASLAPLLPGAGGFGLFSQSGAIGAALLESVHHRAIGVSTFASVGNRADVSGNDLLQYWEEDPATRIVLLYLESFGNPRKFTRIARRIAAAKPVVVIKGGRHTGSVPPGHAVPATATALRDATVDTLFQQAGVVRVDTITELFDTGELLAYQPLPPGDRIAIIGNSDSLGLLTHDACLSAGLRPRTPVDLTTAATGDHFRIALATALDDPAVDAVITVAIPPIGTPGFPGSTLFGSTEGDPELTSDAPAIAEALSEATDRAAAAGKPLLLAHLALADLPDRLRRRDAAGIAQPGTVPAYPAPERAVRALTHAVHYAAWRRAAEAAETSARVPELDRIDEAAARARVEAALATRTAAAAQTQSGARITLDDDAAAALLADYGIDVVRALPAPDEDTAVRAAAELGYPVALKATAGHLRHRPDLGSVRLDLTGEAELRRAHREMAALLGGHAQSRPVVQPMAARGVDTVVSASVDPAVGAILSFGLSGAPAELLGDVAHRLLPATDRDAAELVREVRAAPLLFGWRGADPVDTDALEELLLRVSRLVDDLPEVASVELEPVVVAPRGLTVLAARVRVAPLPARSDLGPRSMSTL
- a CDS encoding DUF5998 family protein produces the protein MAKTGTTTTQGLRTAIERSGYYPALVSEAVESAVGTEPISSYLVHQETTFDANEVRRHVTVLVLTAGRFIVSHTDEQGADDTSPVPYATTSTESVRLDRISSVVLSRVVANPETYTPGTLPREVVLTIGWGAVQRIDLEPAGCSDPNCDADHGYTGSATADDLSLRVSEAGDGPETVAQALLFAQALSDATVAQGA
- a CDS encoding alkaline phosphatase family protein, with the translated sequence MTSSLPLPPPPGPYGSHDPYGPDDPYALLDPAAAPAPAYGTAALADLLPSVAAGLGVPPYDAEAAPGLVLEPADRVCVFLVDGLGWELLRAHPEYAPFLTSLLGSSLGGTGRPLTAGFPATTATSLASVGTGLPPGVHGLAGYTVAIPGEDQLMNQLRWQPPVDPRSWQPYPTVFQRVQAAGVETCQVSSPLFAQTPLTQVALSGGTFFGRFTGEERMDLAAERLGDSDRALVYTYVSELDSMGHRHGVDSDEWRMMLNTVDRLVQRLAERLPPRSALYVTADHGMIDIAPEDRIDFDEDWELGAGVALLGGEGRARHVYAVPGAAADVHAVWSEVLGDRMWVATRDQAIEAGWFGPVVEERVYRRIGDVVAAACADVAVTASRGEPHESAMVGLHGSMTPVEQFVPLIEVRG
- a CDS encoding thymidine kinase, translating into MAELVFFSGTMDCGKSTLALQMDHNHAARGRQGIIFTRNDRAGAATLSSRLGLATGAVEVTDDLDFHAHVVQLLSGGGRADYLICDEAQFFATHQIDQLARVVDELDIDVYTFGITTDFRTRLFPGSQRLIELSDRVEVLQVEALCWCGSRATHNARTVGGVMVVEGAQVVIGDVAVSSDEVGYEVLCRRHHRRRMTAATARAAALSPDVLPFGSGDRDPAPQNAS